A segment of the Lactobacillus sp. ESL0700 genome:
GTCACTGACTATTCTAATGCCAGCAGAACTATGCTATTTAATATTTCTAAGCTTGACTGGGACGACGACATTCTGAAGCTGCTTAATATTCCGCGGAAAATGCTTCCAGAAGTTAAATCCAATTCAGAAATTTATGGCCAGACCGCTGATTATCACTTCTATGGTAGTCGCGTGCCAATCGCTGGCATGGCTGGTGACCAGCAAGCAGCCTTGTTTGGTCAATTGGCATTTGAGCCAGGGATGATTAAGAATACCTATGGTACAGGTGCCTTCACCGTGATGAACACGGGTGAAAAGCCAAAGTTCTCCGCTAACAATTTGCTAACAACGATTGCCTATGGCATTAATGGCAAAGTCAATTACGCCTTAGAAGGTAGTATTTATGTTGCTGGGTCCGCAATTCAGTGGCTGCGTGACCAGATGCAAATCATTGACGATGCACCACAATCCGAAGAAGCAGCGCGTAATTCAACTGACCATAATGAAGTCTTTGTTGTTCCTGCCTTTACGGGATTAGGTGCACCATATTGGGACTCTAACGTTCGCGGCTCTGTCTTTGGCTTAACTCGTGGTACTTCACGGGATGACTTTACCAAGGCTACCTTGCAGTCACTGGCATATCAAAGTCGGGATGTCATTGACACAATGCGCGTAGATACTGGTATTCCAATTCCTAAGCTCAAGGTTGACGGTGGTGCTGCCAATAATGATTACTTAATGCAGTTCCAGGCCGATATTTTAGGAATCGAGATTGAACGTGCTGCTAATTTGGAGACAACTGCATTAGGTGCCGCATTTTTAGCAGGTCTTGCAATTGGTTTTTGGAAAAATGTTGATGAGATTAAAAAGATTCAAAAGGCAGGAAAGATTTTTAAACCACAAATGAGCGCTGCAGAACGCAATAACTTGTATTCAGGCTGGCAATCGGCGGTTAAAGCAGCACAAAGCTTTTCATATCATCCTTATCAAGCAGAAGATTAGAAGCTAGGAGACTGAAGAAAATGACATTTTCATTAACAACAAGAAAAGAAGAAATTGACCGTTTAAAAAATGAACAACTAGACTTGCTAGTTATCGGCGGCGGGATTACTGGCGCTGGTGTAGCTTTACAAGCAGCTGCGGCTAATATGAAAACCGGTCTGATTGATATGCAGGACTTTGGCGGTGGCACTTCATCGCGCTCAACCAGACTGGTACATGGCGGCATTCGCTATTTGAAAACATTTGACGTCCAAGTGGTTTCAGATACGGTAAAGGAGCGGGCCGTAATTCAGCATATTGCGCCCCATATGACCCAACCTGATCCCATGATTTTGCCAATTTATGATGAACCAGGGACCACCTTTACCATGTTTTCTGTTAAGGTCGCAATGGACTTATATGACCACTTGGCAGGCATTGAGGGCGACTCACCATTAATGAAATACGCCAACTATACAATCGATAAGGAAGAAACTTTAAAGCGTGAACCGCAGTTGAATCCGGTTAACTTGCAAGGAGCAGGGGTCTACCTTGACTACCAAAACAACGATTCGCGTCTGGTAGTAGAAAATGTCAAAAAAGCTCATACGTTAGGCTGTCTTGCTGTTAGTCGGTTGAAGTGCATCGAAATTTTGCATGATGACCAAGGCCATGTAAATGGTGTGAAAGTTAAGGATCAGTTAACAGACGAAGAATTTACGATTCATGCTAATGTTGTGATTAATACATCTGGACCGTGGTCTGACACTGTAAGACAAGAGGACAAGCAGGTCTATAAGAAGCCGCGTTTACGCCCAACCAAAGGTGTGCATTTAGTAGTTGATCAATCACGGCTCAAGGTACCACAACCAACTTACTTTGGTTCAGGAACCGCCGATGGCCGCATGATTTTCACAATTCCGCGGGAAGGCAAAACATACTTTGGCACGACTGATACGGACTTTACCGGTGATTACGCGCACCCAACGGTTGAACAAAGTGACGTTGATTATCTGCTGGATATTATTAACAGAAAATATCCGTCTGCTCACTTAACAGTTGATGATATTGAGGCTAGCTGGGCCGGTGTTCGGCCGTTAATTGAGGCTGAAGTCAGCCCAACTGAAGCTGCCGATGCTGTTAGTGGTGCTAGTGTATCAGATAGTACGTCAGCTCCGTCTGCTGTTTCGCGTGGTAGCTCGCTGACAGAAGCAGAAGATGGTTTGATCACTTTAGCTGGTGGTAAGCTGACAGATTACCGGATTATGGCCAATGGTGCTTTAGCTAAAATCAAGCAAAAGCAGCATGATGAGTTTGGTAAAGATTTTGTTTTGCAAGATTCGGCTGAAATCAAGGTTGCAGGTGGCGACTTTGATTCCGATAATGCTGAAGCAGAGCTGGCAGCAATTGCTCAACGTGGTACGCAAAGTGGGATTAGCCAAGAAGATGCGACGGAAATTGCCAATCTCTTTGGTTCAGAAGCAGACCAAATTTTTGAACATGCACAAGAAATTGAGCCAGCAGAGGGCTTAACACTAGGGCAGACTGCAGCACTTGATTATTCGCTTAATGAAGAAATGGCGCTGACCCCAGTTGATTACTTGTTGCGCCGGACGTATCACGTTCTGTTTAAGAACGATACCATAGATGAAGTTAAAGTAGGTGTGATCAAGCACATGGCGGCTTACTATGATTGGGATCAGGACCAGATTAGCTGCTATGAACAAGAATTAAACACAGAAATAGCAGAGTCGAGATTGGAAAAATTTAAGAAGTAAGTATTTTAAGCAGAGTCCTGAAGGTTTTTCTTAAAATTTCCATATTTTAGTAGAAAAA
Coding sequences within it:
- the glpK gene encoding glycerol kinase GlpK gives rise to the protein MAEKYILAIDEGTTSTRAIIMDHAGKKVIDSRKEFRQYFPKPGWVEHDANEIWNSVLSTIANSFINSGIKPEQIAGIGITNQRETTVIWDKKTGLPIYHAIVWQSRQTSELADQLIKDGYQDLIHEKTGLIPDAYFSATKIRWILDHVAGAQERAEKGELLFGTIDSWLVWKLTGGKVHVTDYSNASRTMLFNISKLDWDDDILKLLNIPRKMLPEVKSNSEIYGQTADYHFYGSRVPIAGMAGDQQAALFGQLAFEPGMIKNTYGTGAFTVMNTGEKPKFSANNLLTTIAYGINGKVNYALEGSIYVAGSAIQWLRDQMQIIDDAPQSEEAARNSTDHNEVFVVPAFTGLGAPYWDSNVRGSVFGLTRGTSRDDFTKATLQSLAYQSRDVIDTMRVDTGIPIPKLKVDGGAANNDYLMQFQADILGIEIERAANLETTALGAAFLAGLAIGFWKNVDEIKKIQKAGKIFKPQMSAAERNNLYSGWQSAVKAAQSFSYHPYQAED
- a CDS encoding FAD-dependent oxidoreductase, producing the protein MTFSLTTRKEEIDRLKNEQLDLLVIGGGITGAGVALQAAAANMKTGLIDMQDFGGGTSSRSTRLVHGGIRYLKTFDVQVVSDTVKERAVIQHIAPHMTQPDPMILPIYDEPGTTFTMFSVKVAMDLYDHLAGIEGDSPLMKYANYTIDKEETLKREPQLNPVNLQGAGVYLDYQNNDSRLVVENVKKAHTLGCLAVSRLKCIEILHDDQGHVNGVKVKDQLTDEEFTIHANVVINTSGPWSDTVRQEDKQVYKKPRLRPTKGVHLVVDQSRLKVPQPTYFGSGTADGRMIFTIPREGKTYFGTTDTDFTGDYAHPTVEQSDVDYLLDIINRKYPSAHLTVDDIEASWAGVRPLIEAEVSPTEAADAVSGASVSDSTSAPSAVSRGSSLTEAEDGLITLAGGKLTDYRIMANGALAKIKQKQHDEFGKDFVLQDSAEIKVAGGDFDSDNAEAELAAIAQRGTQSGISQEDATEIANLFGSEADQIFEHAQEIEPAEGLTLGQTAALDYSLNEEMALTPVDYLLRRTYHVLFKNDTIDEVKVGVIKHMAAYYDWDQDQISCYEQELNTEIAESRLEKFKK